In one Diprion similis isolate iyDipSimi1 chromosome 6, iyDipSimi1.1, whole genome shotgun sequence genomic region, the following are encoded:
- the LOC124407314 gene encoding CAP-Gly domain-containing linker protein 2 isoform X4 — protein MEHLWETHGRRLSETGSRRDSDTSVILTEDTDSFIIGDRVWVGGTKPGLIAYIGETQFAPGDWAGIVLDEPIGKNDGSVAGSRYFQCEPKRGVFSRLTRLTRRPLSDLPPSALSPTQRTPTSPTESTRGNLSQSISPSLNTSTTSLSSVSHRELRLGERVIVSSSQGSKAGILRFMGTTEFANGEWCGIELDDPVGKNDGSVGEKRYFECRPKHGLFAPIHKVSRSPSSKRSSTCIVHKPTGAALNMALRKMGSRESLLSTSSISSTHASTVSKSAAASTRRTGLRTSTPARSSVQEMLKDKQIEIEHLHKERDLERQRVTRAANQADQAEHAMLLMKQEYEKYREDMEKKIQDAEQALAQLLDEKNILVTQLEEERRKCEDLLFRFEEESVNKDTIQEEKTTQNVANSLNENKIKELELKLSEERERVVQLEQESIKLFEAEEELTKLRSELSSTVRQDESASEELRKLGQQLEEMQKTLQLKENEKSDLIAQYEGQIKTLQVQLTEHEKSTTSLTDSESTLKNELQHAKQSLESRNTIISEMSQKYDTDIAKLKEEIQQSVINIDNITKNNTLSQEGLISKYENIVSEKDKIIKQKTEELDTEVKRNLEMQKTNLEQLKSDNTKRFEELSDTFKSQLTEKELKIVNITSQLDEKNKEIEKLMTEMKICNQGRDSELQKAFSEVEDLKQKLKSLDENNNYLQNQIQTLESKIEDDSKKFDDEKNKLEIDIADLKSSSLDTLARLKQLNEELSNKETEISNLNESNVRTIDEMAKDFEIKISAKEEIIQELKLETVNKTKEMENTQQEITDLKVSVLQKTTEVEQLSKKCTELENSISESVKGKTSLETELQSLTSTIAELNRKLITAEEKNSLLVEQKKKLELDICNLISSTANSSDQLMKYNEDLRQKEQELDEVRDKVGQIQNSLESVQNTLKSTEQDLEKSQLLNKELTSKLEEVQGSLMAEKKINTDLTVQLGSLKNRERELIETVDKGKDLSLDVERKTNEVTELNAQLGSRDQEIKELKDRCQELQKLHDETVENTNKEKIINENLMKELKVRLEEFSQELKTLQQSKQKLENELNGREQSIEEIVQKLNSEVNSKEDLNKLFLEATSQLNLSEKKMKAMQEEIDIRDDNLKSMNVKYNDCLTQIALLKSANDNSASEAQMKLATMEKQLANITSEHEAVSKSLAEITQLHDEVNTKLADATENNKILTNKAIDTETQLKSGKDLVSELNNKIITFEEKSAQSVSELSKVNEELKVEQQKSISALEEKRVLQDMIKVLQEQLLATQNDLSVKKSSEVELIAKLENSAKAQEKSCQDIEIAKDTEIKNLKINVDKAALQNAELIENMESLKAKINEKDIEFSIMKKSLDELNAQVKHAAELEHQQTKTIEEYQMKLTTQQLDLDNTNKQNLNLRQTKESLETLLQEKEQSISAIRESLNKDVEDKSIAKELAHKLNLVNAEVNELKETESNLKKELAEINKKWAEAKEALKLASQNQKNLKDVEVVPSNQSIHPAGGDVSKNKKSIGNVVDMDKLFEEHELAQGQIDFLNSVIVDMKKKNDALTCKVEVLEMGIPPSEADDYNLISVNSRTAPPRMFCDICDQFDLHDTEDCPRQAQDSPEPETSQRTPKKQPGERPYCDICEVFGHDTAHCDDEETF, from the exons ATGGAGCACCTATGGGAGACGCACGGTCGCCGTCTTAGTGAGACGGGATCACGTCGAGACTCAG ATACAAGTGTCATCTTGACAGAGGACACGGACAGCTTTATAATTGGCGATCGAGTTTGGGTCGGCGGTACGAAACCTGGTTTAATTGCTTACATTGGAGAGACTCAATTTGCCCCAGGAGACTGGGCTGGAATCGTACTCGATGAGCCAATTG gaaaaaatgaTGGATCTGTTGCTGGTTCACGATATTTTCAATGCGAACCCAAGAGAGGAGTCTTCTCTCGGCTCACCCGGCTGACAAGACGACCTTTGTCGGATTTACCGCCTTCTGCGTTATCTCCCACACAAAGAACTCCAACGTCGCCAACCGAAAGTACAAGAGGAAACCTCAGCCAATCGATATCGCCGTCATTGA ACACTTCCACAACAAGCCTGTCGTCGGTCTCACATAGAGAATTAAGATTAGGAGAACGAGTAATTGTGTCTTCCAGTCAAGGTAGCAAAGCTGGTATTTTAAGATTTATGGGAACAACTGAATTCGCCAACGGAGAATGGTGCGGTATTGAATTAGATGATCcggttggaaaaaatgacGGATCAGTTGGTGAAAAAAG GTATTTTGAATGTCGTCCGAAACACGGCCTCTTCGCTCCAATTCACAAAGTAAGTCGTTCGCCGTCGAGCAAGAGATCATCGACATGCATTGTGCATAAACCAACTGGAGCTGCATTGAATATGGCCCTGAGAAAGATGGGATCCAGAGAATCTTTGCTATCCACTTCTAGTATTTCCAGTACTCACGCTAGTACCGTTTCTAAAAGTGCAGCAGCCTCAACTAGG AGAACCGGCTTACGTACTTCAACGCCTGCCAGAAGCTCAGTGCAG GAAATGCTGAAAGACAAACAGATAGAGATCGAACATCTTCACAAGGAAAGAGATTTGGAACGCCAACGAGTAACCAGAGCTGCAAATCAAGCCGACCAAGCAGAGCATGCGATGCTATTGATGAAACAGGAATATGAAAAG TATAGGGAAGacatggaaaagaaaattcaagatgcgGAGCAAGCACTAGCCCAATTAttagacgaaaaaaatatactagtAACGCAACTGGAAGAAGAGCGCAGAAAATGCGAAGATTTATTGTTTCGGTTTGAAGAGGAATCAGTTAACAAGGATACTATTCAG gAGGAAAAAACTACACAGAAT GTTGCGAATTCtttgaacgaaaataaaatcaaagaacTTGAGCTCAAGCTTTCGGAAGAACGGGAAAGAGTTGTTCAACTTGAACAAGAGAGCATTAAACTATTTGAAGCCGAAGAGGAATTGACCAAACTTCGCAGCGAATTGTCTTCCACTGTAAGACAAGATGAAAGTGCCTCAGAAG AACTGCGAAAACTTGGGCAGCAATTAGAAGAAATGCAAAAGACACTGCAGCTCAAGGAAAACGAAAAGAGTGATCTCATTGCACAATATGAGGGACAAATAAAAACACTTCAGGTGCAGTTAACTGAACACGAAAAAAGTACTACTTCATTAACAGATTCTGAATCAACGTTGAAAAACGAATTACAGCATGCTAAACAAAGTTTAGAAAGTAGGAATACGATAATTTCAGAAATGAGTCAAAAATACGATACAGACATAGCAAagttaaaagaagaaatacaACAGTCTGTAATTAATATCGACAACATTACGAAGAATAATACATTGTCACAAGAAGGCTTGATTTCAAAGTATGAGAATATCGTATCTGAAAAggataaaataatcaaacaaaaaactgaagagcTTGATACTGAAGTGAAACGGAATTTAGAAATGCAAAAGACGAATTTAGAACAATTAAAAAGTGATAACACAAAACGCTTCGAAGAACTCTCAGATACATTCAAGAGCCAGTTGACTGAAAAGGAGTTGAAGATTGTAAATATTACCTCACAACtagatgagaaaaataaagaaattgagaaattaatgactgaaatgaaaatctgtaaTCAAGGTAGAGATTCGGAACTTCAAAAAGCCTTCTCAGAAGTTGAAg ATTTGAAGCAAAAGTTGAAGTCActggatgaaaataataattatctgcaaaatcaaattcaaacaTTGGAGTCAAAAATCGAGGatgatagtaaaaaatttgatgatgaaaaaaacaaactt GAAATAGACATCGCAGATCTTAAAAGCTCGTCGCTTGATACGTTGGCACGGTTAAAGCAATTGAATGAAGAGTTGAGTaacaaagaaacagaaataagTAATCTTAATGAAAGTAACGTGAGGACAATTGATGAAATGGcgaaagattttgaaattaaaatatcagccaaggaagaaattattcaagaatTGAAACTAGAAACTGTCAACAAAACTAAAGAGATGGAAAACACTCAACAGGAAATAACAGATCTGAAAGTTAGTGTTCTGCAGAAGACAACGGAAGTTGAACAATTGTCGAAAAAATGTACAG aactGGAGAACTCAATTTCGGAATCTGTGAAGGGTAAGACTTCGCTTGAAACTGAGTTGCAATCTCTAACATCTACTATTGCTGAGTTGAACAGAAAGTTAATTACtgcagaggaaaaaaattctttactaGTTGAACAGAAGAAGAAACTG GAATTGGACATATGTAATTTAATAAGTTCAACGGCGAACTCGTCCGATCAACTGATGAAATATAATGAAGATCTCAGACAAAAGGAACAAGAGTTAGATGAAGTGCGCGATAAAGTTGggcaaattcaaaattctctGGAATCTGTTCAAAATACTCTGAAGTCGACTGAGCAAGATTTAGAAAAGTCACAACTACTGAATAAAGAATTAACTTCGAAGCTTGAAGAAGTACAGGGTTCGCTTATggcggagaaaaaaataaacactgaTCTCACGGTGCAACTTGGTTCCTTAAAAAATCGAGAACGTGAACTCATTGAAACTGTTGATAAAGGTAAAGATCTGAGTTTGGatgtagaaagaaaaacaaatgaagTTACTGAATTGAATGCTCAACTTGGTTCTCGTGATCAAGAAATTAAAGAATTAAAAGATAGATGTCAAGAATTACAGAAATTACACGATGAAACTGTTGAAAATactaataaagaaaaaattattaatgaaaatctTATGAAAGAATTAAAAGTCAGgcttgaagaattttcacaaGAACTTAAAACGTTGCAGCAGTCGAAGcagaaattagaaaatgaaCTAAATGGAAGAGAACAATCAATTGAAGAAATAGTGCAGAAACTGAATTCTGAAGTAAATTCTAAAGAAGATTTGAATAAACTATTCTTAGAGGCAACTTCGCAGCTTAACTTaagcgaaaagaaaatgaaagcgATGCAAGAAGAAATAGATATTCGTGACGATAACTTGAAGTCTATGAACGTCAAGTATAACGATTGTCTAACACAAATAGCTTTGTTGAAATCTGCAAACGATAATTCTGCTTCAGAAGCGCAAATGAAACTGGCTACTATGGAAAAACAATTAGCTAATATTACTAGTGAACATGAGGCTGTAAGTAAATCTCTTGCCGAAATAACTCAGCTTCATGATGAAGTAAATACAAAATTAGCAGATGCGACAGAGAATAACAAAATTCTTACTAACAAAGCTATAGATACTGAAACTCAATTGAAATCTGGAAAAGATCTTGTTTcagaattgaataataaaattattaccttTGAAGAAAAGAGTGCACAGTCTGTAAGTGAATTATCCAAAGTCAATGAAGAGCTTAAAGTTGAGCAGCAAAAGTCGATCTCTGCGTTAGAAGAGAAGCGTGTATTGCAAGATATGATAAAGGTACTACAAGAACAATTACTTGCTACGCAAAATGATTTATCTGTTAAAAAATCCTCTGAGGTAGAATTGATAGCCAAATTAGAGAATTCAGCCAAGGCGCAGGAAAAATCTTGTCAAGACATTGAAATTGCAAAGGATACTGAAATAAAGAATTTAAAGATTAATGTTGACAAAGCAGCGTTACAAAATGCTGAGTTGATAGAAAATATGGAGTCTCTAAAAGCGAAAATAAACGAGAAAGATATTGAATTCAGCATTATGAAAAAGTCTCTTGACGAGCTCAACGCACAAGTCAAGCACGCTGCAGAATTGGAACATCAGCAGACAAAGACCATTGAAGAATATCAAATGAAGCTCACAACTCAACAATTGGACCTGGATAATACTAACAAGCAGAATCTCAACTTGCGACAAACTAAAGAGTCCTTAGAAACTTTATTGCAAGAAAAGGAGCAAAGTATAAGTGCTATCAGAGAATCGCTGAACAAAGATGTCGAAGACAAGTCAATCGCCAAAGAACTTGCTCACAAGTTGAATCTCGTAAATGCAGAGGTGAACGAGTTGAAGGAAACTGAATCTAATTT gaaaaaagaattagCAGAGATCAATAAGAAATGGGCTGAAGCAAAAGAAGCCCTCAAACTGGCGAGtcaaaatcagaaaaatcttAAAGAC GTTGAAGTCGTCCCAAGTAATCAGTCTATTCATCCTGCAGGAGGCGACGTCAGTAAGAACAAGAAAAGCATTG GTAATGTCGTTGATATGGACAAGTTATTTGAGGAACACGAACTCGCTCAAGGACAAATAGATTTCCTAAACTCAGTTATCGTagacatgaagaaaaaaaatgatgctcTCACATGCAAAGTGGAAGTTTTAGAAATGGGTATCCCTCCTAGCGAAGCTGACGATTACAATTT GATTTCCGTCAATTCGAGAACGGCGCCACCTCGAATGTTCTGTGATATCTGTGATCAATTCGATTTACATGACACAGAAGACTGTCCTCGTCAAGCACAAGACTCTCCTGAGCCAGAAACGTCACAGAGAACTCCAAAGAAGCAACCGGGTGAAAGACCCTACTGCGATATTTGTGAGG TGTTTGGACATGACACGGCTCACTGTGATGATGAAGAAACCTTTTAA
- the LOC124407314 gene encoding CAP-Gly domain-containing linker protein 2 isoform X2 produces MTEAKLSGLRPPTKIGRPCCASGPKPSVPPSPSRSSAKNSMEHLWETHGRRLSETGSRRDSDTSVILTEDTDSFIIGDRVWVGGTKPGLIAYIGETQFAPGDWAGIVLDEPIGKNDGSVAGSRYFQCEPKRGVFSRLTRLTRRPLSDLPPSALSPTQRTPTSPTESTRGNLSQSISPSLNTSTTSLSSVSHRELRLGERVIVSSSQGSKAGILRFMGTTEFANGEWCGIELDDPVGKNDGSVGEKRYFECRPKHGLFAPIHKVSRSPSSKRSSTCIVHKPTGAALNMALRKMGSRESLLSTSSISSTHASTVSKSAAASTREMLKDKQIEIEHLHKERDLERQRVTRAANQADQAEHAMLLMKQEYEKYREDMEKKIQDAEQALAQLLDEKNILVTQLEEERRKCEDLLFRFEEESVNKDTIQEEKTTQNVANSLNENKIKELELKLSEERERVVQLEQESIKLFEAEEELTKLRSELSSTVRQDESASEELRKLGQQLEEMQKTLQLKENEKSDLIAQYEGQIKTLQVQLTEHEKSTTSLTDSESTLKNELQHAKQSLESRNTIISEMSQKYDTDIAKLKEEIQQSVINIDNITKNNTLSQEGLISKYENIVSEKDKIIKQKTEELDTEVKRNLEMQKTNLEQLKSDNTKRFEELSDTFKSQLTEKELKIVNITSQLDEKNKEIEKLMTEMKICNQGRDSELQKAFSEVEDLKQKLKSLDENNNYLQNQIQTLESKIEDDSKKFDDEKNKLEIDIADLKSSSLDTLARLKQLNEELSNKETEISNLNESNVRTIDEMAKDFEIKISAKEEIIQELKLETVNKTKEMENTQQEITDLKVSVLQKTTEVEQLSKKCTELENSISESVKGKTSLETELQSLTSTIAELNRKLITAEEKNSLLVEQKKKLELDICNLISSTANSSDQLMKYNEDLRQKEQELDEVRDKVGQIQNSLESVQNTLKSTEQDLEKSQLLNKELTSKLEEVQGSLMAEKKINTDLTVQLGSLKNRERELIETVDKGKDLSLDVERKTNEVTELNAQLGSRDQEIKELKDRCQELQKLHDETVENTNKEKIINENLMKELKVRLEEFSQELKTLQQSKQKLENELNGREQSIEEIVQKLNSEVNSKEDLNKLFLEATSQLNLSEKKMKAMQEEIDIRDDNLKSMNVKYNDCLTQIALLKSANDNSASEAQMKLATMEKQLANITSEHEAVSKSLAEITQLHDEVNTKLADATENNKILTNKAIDTETQLKSGKDLVSELNNKIITFEEKSAQSVSELSKVNEELKVEQQKSISALEEKRVLQDMIKVLQEQLLATQNDLSVKKSSEVELIAKLENSAKAQEKSCQDIEIAKDTEIKNLKINVDKAALQNAELIENMESLKAKINEKDIEFSIMKKSLDELNAQVKHAAELEHQQTKTIEEYQMKLTTQQLDLDNTNKQNLNLRQTKESLETLLQEKEQSISAIRESLNKDVEDKSIAKELAHKLNLVNAEVNELKETESNLKKELAEINKKWAEAKEALKLASQNQKNLKDVEVVPSNQSIHPAGGDVSKNKKSIGNVVDMDKLFEEHELAQGQIDFLNSVIVDMKKKNDALTCKVEVLEMGIPPSEADDYNLISVNSRTAPPRMFCDICDQFDLHDTEDCPRQAQDSPEPETSQRTPKKQPGERPYCDICEVFGHDTAHCDDEETF; encoded by the exons ATGACGGAAGCAAAGTTATCTGGGCTGCGCCCTCCAACAAAAATTGGTAGACCTTGTTGTGCTAGCGGGCCCAAGCCAAGTGTTCCACCATCTCCTTCCAGGTCATCGGCCA AAAACTCCATGGAGCACCTATGGGAGACGCACGGTCGCCGTCTTAGTGAGACGGGATCACGTCGAGACTCAG ATACAAGTGTCATCTTGACAGAGGACACGGACAGCTTTATAATTGGCGATCGAGTTTGGGTCGGCGGTACGAAACCTGGTTTAATTGCTTACATTGGAGAGACTCAATTTGCCCCAGGAGACTGGGCTGGAATCGTACTCGATGAGCCAATTG gaaaaaatgaTGGATCTGTTGCTGGTTCACGATATTTTCAATGCGAACCCAAGAGAGGAGTCTTCTCTCGGCTCACCCGGCTGACAAGACGACCTTTGTCGGATTTACCGCCTTCTGCGTTATCTCCCACACAAAGAACTCCAACGTCGCCAACCGAAAGTACAAGAGGAAACCTCAGCCAATCGATATCGCCGTCATTGA ACACTTCCACAACAAGCCTGTCGTCGGTCTCACATAGAGAATTAAGATTAGGAGAACGAGTAATTGTGTCTTCCAGTCAAGGTAGCAAAGCTGGTATTTTAAGATTTATGGGAACAACTGAATTCGCCAACGGAGAATGGTGCGGTATTGAATTAGATGATCcggttggaaaaaatgacGGATCAGTTGGTGAAAAAAG GTATTTTGAATGTCGTCCGAAACACGGCCTCTTCGCTCCAATTCACAAAGTAAGTCGTTCGCCGTCGAGCAAGAGATCATCGACATGCATTGTGCATAAACCAACTGGAGCTGCATTGAATATGGCCCTGAGAAAGATGGGATCCAGAGAATCTTTGCTATCCACTTCTAGTATTTCCAGTACTCACGCTAGTACCGTTTCTAAAAGTGCAGCAGCCTCAACTAGG GAAATGCTGAAAGACAAACAGATAGAGATCGAACATCTTCACAAGGAAAGAGATTTGGAACGCCAACGAGTAACCAGAGCTGCAAATCAAGCCGACCAAGCAGAGCATGCGATGCTATTGATGAAACAGGAATATGAAAAG TATAGGGAAGacatggaaaagaaaattcaagatgcgGAGCAAGCACTAGCCCAATTAttagacgaaaaaaatatactagtAACGCAACTGGAAGAAGAGCGCAGAAAATGCGAAGATTTATTGTTTCGGTTTGAAGAGGAATCAGTTAACAAGGATACTATTCAG gAGGAAAAAACTACACAGAAT GTTGCGAATTCtttgaacgaaaataaaatcaaagaacTTGAGCTCAAGCTTTCGGAAGAACGGGAAAGAGTTGTTCAACTTGAACAAGAGAGCATTAAACTATTTGAAGCCGAAGAGGAATTGACCAAACTTCGCAGCGAATTGTCTTCCACTGTAAGACAAGATGAAAGTGCCTCAGAAG AACTGCGAAAACTTGGGCAGCAATTAGAAGAAATGCAAAAGACACTGCAGCTCAAGGAAAACGAAAAGAGTGATCTCATTGCACAATATGAGGGACAAATAAAAACACTTCAGGTGCAGTTAACTGAACACGAAAAAAGTACTACTTCATTAACAGATTCTGAATCAACGTTGAAAAACGAATTACAGCATGCTAAACAAAGTTTAGAAAGTAGGAATACGATAATTTCAGAAATGAGTCAAAAATACGATACAGACATAGCAAagttaaaagaagaaatacaACAGTCTGTAATTAATATCGACAACATTACGAAGAATAATACATTGTCACAAGAAGGCTTGATTTCAAAGTATGAGAATATCGTATCTGAAAAggataaaataatcaaacaaaaaactgaagagcTTGATACTGAAGTGAAACGGAATTTAGAAATGCAAAAGACGAATTTAGAACAATTAAAAAGTGATAACACAAAACGCTTCGAAGAACTCTCAGATACATTCAAGAGCCAGTTGACTGAAAAGGAGTTGAAGATTGTAAATATTACCTCACAACtagatgagaaaaataaagaaattgagaaattaatgactgaaatgaaaatctgtaaTCAAGGTAGAGATTCGGAACTTCAAAAAGCCTTCTCAGAAGTTGAAg ATTTGAAGCAAAAGTTGAAGTCActggatgaaaataataattatctgcaaaatcaaattcaaacaTTGGAGTCAAAAATCGAGGatgatagtaaaaaatttgatgatgaaaaaaacaaactt GAAATAGACATCGCAGATCTTAAAAGCTCGTCGCTTGATACGTTGGCACGGTTAAAGCAATTGAATGAAGAGTTGAGTaacaaagaaacagaaataagTAATCTTAATGAAAGTAACGTGAGGACAATTGATGAAATGGcgaaagattttgaaattaaaatatcagccaaggaagaaattattcaagaatTGAAACTAGAAACTGTCAACAAAACTAAAGAGATGGAAAACACTCAACAGGAAATAACAGATCTGAAAGTTAGTGTTCTGCAGAAGACAACGGAAGTTGAACAATTGTCGAAAAAATGTACAG aactGGAGAACTCAATTTCGGAATCTGTGAAGGGTAAGACTTCGCTTGAAACTGAGTTGCAATCTCTAACATCTACTATTGCTGAGTTGAACAGAAAGTTAATTACtgcagaggaaaaaaattctttactaGTTGAACAGAAGAAGAAACTG GAATTGGACATATGTAATTTAATAAGTTCAACGGCGAACTCGTCCGATCAACTGATGAAATATAATGAAGATCTCAGACAAAAGGAACAAGAGTTAGATGAAGTGCGCGATAAAGTTGggcaaattcaaaattctctGGAATCTGTTCAAAATACTCTGAAGTCGACTGAGCAAGATTTAGAAAAGTCACAACTACTGAATAAAGAATTAACTTCGAAGCTTGAAGAAGTACAGGGTTCGCTTATggcggagaaaaaaataaacactgaTCTCACGGTGCAACTTGGTTCCTTAAAAAATCGAGAACGTGAACTCATTGAAACTGTTGATAAAGGTAAAGATCTGAGTTTGGatgtagaaagaaaaacaaatgaagTTACTGAATTGAATGCTCAACTTGGTTCTCGTGATCAAGAAATTAAAGAATTAAAAGATAGATGTCAAGAATTACAGAAATTACACGATGAAACTGTTGAAAATactaataaagaaaaaattattaatgaaaatctTATGAAAGAATTAAAAGTCAGgcttgaagaattttcacaaGAACTTAAAACGTTGCAGCAGTCGAAGcagaaattagaaaatgaaCTAAATGGAAGAGAACAATCAATTGAAGAAATAGTGCAGAAACTGAATTCTGAAGTAAATTCTAAAGAAGATTTGAATAAACTATTCTTAGAGGCAACTTCGCAGCTTAACTTaagcgaaaagaaaatgaaagcgATGCAAGAAGAAATAGATATTCGTGACGATAACTTGAAGTCTATGAACGTCAAGTATAACGATTGTCTAACACAAATAGCTTTGTTGAAATCTGCAAACGATAATTCTGCTTCAGAAGCGCAAATGAAACTGGCTACTATGGAAAAACAATTAGCTAATATTACTAGTGAACATGAGGCTGTAAGTAAATCTCTTGCCGAAATAACTCAGCTTCATGATGAAGTAAATACAAAATTAGCAGATGCGACAGAGAATAACAAAATTCTTACTAACAAAGCTATAGATACTGAAACTCAATTGAAATCTGGAAAAGATCTTGTTTcagaattgaataataaaattattaccttTGAAGAAAAGAGTGCACAGTCTGTAAGTGAATTATCCAAAGTCAATGAAGAGCTTAAAGTTGAGCAGCAAAAGTCGATCTCTGCGTTAGAAGAGAAGCGTGTATTGCAAGATATGATAAAGGTACTACAAGAACAATTACTTGCTACGCAAAATGATTTATCTGTTAAAAAATCCTCTGAGGTAGAATTGATAGCCAAATTAGAGAATTCAGCCAAGGCGCAGGAAAAATCTTGTCAAGACATTGAAATTGCAAAGGATACTGAAATAAAGAATTTAAAGATTAATGTTGACAAAGCAGCGTTACAAAATGCTGAGTTGATAGAAAATATGGAGTCTCTAAAAGCGAAAATAAACGAGAAAGATATTGAATTCAGCATTATGAAAAAGTCTCTTGACGAGCTCAACGCACAAGTCAAGCACGCTGCAGAATTGGAACATCAGCAGACAAAGACCATTGAAGAATATCAAATGAAGCTCACAACTCAACAATTGGACCTGGATAATACTAACAAGCAGAATCTCAACTTGCGACAAACTAAAGAGTCCTTAGAAACTTTATTGCAAGAAAAGGAGCAAAGTATAAGTGCTATCAGAGAATCGCTGAACAAAGATGTCGAAGACAAGTCAATCGCCAAAGAACTTGCTCACAAGTTGAATCTCGTAAATGCAGAGGTGAACGAGTTGAAGGAAACTGAATCTAATTT gaaaaaagaattagCAGAGATCAATAAGAAATGGGCTGAAGCAAAAGAAGCCCTCAAACTGGCGAGtcaaaatcagaaaaatcttAAAGAC GTTGAAGTCGTCCCAAGTAATCAGTCTATTCATCCTGCAGGAGGCGACGTCAGTAAGAACAAGAAAAGCATTG GTAATGTCGTTGATATGGACAAGTTATTTGAGGAACACGAACTCGCTCAAGGACAAATAGATTTCCTAAACTCAGTTATCGTagacatgaagaaaaaaaatgatgctcTCACATGCAAAGTGGAAGTTTTAGAAATGGGTATCCCTCCTAGCGAAGCTGACGATTACAATTT GATTTCCGTCAATTCGAGAACGGCGCCACCTCGAATGTTCTGTGATATCTGTGATCAATTCGATTTACATGACACAGAAGACTGTCCTCGTCAAGCACAAGACTCTCCTGAGCCAGAAACGTCACAGAGAACTCCAAAGAAGCAACCGGGTGAAAGACCCTACTGCGATATTTGTGAGG TGTTTGGACATGACACGGCTCACTGTGATGATGAAGAAACCTTTTAA